In a genomic window of Quercus lobata isolate SW786 chromosome 4, ValleyOak3.0 Primary Assembly, whole genome shotgun sequence:
- the LOC115988078 gene encoding uncharacterized protein LOC115988078: MKRQASYADSHVNPYVASHMPHMPAQIMQPNAALNNFPGNLNPLSTEEEYRYKSSKVEGQWQRDRDAPNVVNPTSSHSFIEGQGDSGTRSYYQGQMPDQKRGSDNQSNGETRSLPHEQDMEIGYEDKPSSLTFEALEQKFLDEIINLAKEQNDAEAVENERHREKIIELNTKYQEKILALHSQQAARREEFLRKESQARLNQYQQAGMNHYPNTGIRDTHGTPEEFLRKESQAQLNQSQQAGLNHYPNTGMRDTHGTPVAAAAEAHQAYVASQFESYRERQHMLGSGRTQGTERVPFPSGRVYNNASRHY; this comes from the exons ATGAAAAGGCAAGCATCTTATGCCGATTCCCATGTCAATCCATATGTTGCTTCTCATATGCCGCACATGCCTGCACAAATAATGCAGCCAAATGCTGCATTGAATAATTTTCCaggaaatctaaatcctctCTCTACTGAGGAAGAGTATCGAtataagtcttcaaaagtagaGGGGCAATGGCAGCGGGATAGAGATGCACCAAATGTTGTGAATCCAACATCATCTCATTCATTCATTGAAG GCCAAGGGGACAGTGGGACAAGATCTTACTACCAGGGTCAGATGCCAGACCAGAAACGAGGTTCAGATAACCAATCAAACGGAGAAACTAGAAGCCTGCCTCATGAACAAGACATGGAAATTGGCTATGAGGACAAACCATCATCGCTGACTTTTGAAGCTCTTGAACAAAAATTCCTTGATGAAATAATTAATTTAGCAAAGGAACAGAATGATGCTGAAGCGGTGGAAAACGAAAGGCACAGGGAG AAAATAATTGAGTTAAATACCAAGTATCAGGAAAAAATATTAGCACTTCACTCTCAACAAGCTGCTCGAAGAGAAGAATTCCTTCGCAAGGAATCACAGGCACGGTTAAATCAGTACCAGCAAGCTGGAATGAATCACTATCCTAATACTGGTATTCGGGATACTCATGGGACTCCAGAAGAATTCCTCCGCAAGGAATCACAGGCACAGTTGAATCAGTCTCAGCAAGCTGGATTAAATCACTATCCAAATACAGGTATGCGCGATACTCATGGGACTCCAGTTGCAGCTGCAGCTGAAGCACATCAAGCTTATGTTGCTAGTCAGTTTGAGTCCTATAGAGAGCGACAGCACATGCTTGGGAGTGGGAGAACTCAGGGTACTGAGAGGGTTCCATTCCCTAGTGGCCGTGTTTACAACAATGCTTCCCGCCATTACTAA
- the LOC115987654 gene encoding nuclear pore complex protein NUP1-like, translating to METAREEKPYAAVSSEGGFGTGGKFRKRPFRRATQTTPYDRPRTAIRTPSLAAAVATNNNGWLSRLVDPAQRLIASSAHRLFSAFFSKRLAPPPPPQPPQPSNSEANQELNDKHPEVRDEYHEAVDIDSPGVQRGAIDRVDKSSSSSDKGGLTELEQILKQKTFTRSEIDRLTALLHARTLDINIGDEEKKSEVIPSEPVGSNVGREELSKAQALENGIGSHLISTPVINSSVLDEDVASPAELAKAYMGSKPSKVSPSMLGIRSQALREDSSVISSGPFLQKSPIMPLVLRSSGHVGYPENGFMTPRSRGKSAIYSMARTPYSRVNPTSTIKGVGPIVAYDGPSSSSSQAAWEQNKVSGSKQGALKRRSSVLDNDIGSVGPIRRIRQKPSLLSSRGLSVPVSGSPLPIAGTGVSPGSAQRPSFLTQKSPLRVESKDHLMKNSTENGDNSMPGTSFPLVSSKSSEMASKILQQLEKLVSPKEKSSEFKLASVRDSSPSKLSPSMLRGKALRSLETVESPKLLENLLENNKLDSSLDTLLPDAVDITQQKQNKVEENGPLKLVSSSDISVSVVNGVDSKAPNKDTLPSIKFADSVVINSFNYPPQKRRPFRMTAQEDFLELDDDYSNGAAPTSLVEEREKDDVVAERKSNFAEVVTQEKPPSLSGFKPPESAALNQKTDVTSDGPVVTEKSIGFAFPKANSTSEAVPPAVISIQSSLKYDKSASPKQPNVSPPTYSFGDKVASPKEPNAAASFFTASSADKKMPQFTLASSSLGSESAGHKFGVSSDPKPESSSSFSTFVAGATDSMPKVPELEKADNKNNSNAGVTFRTPETAFSSAASTSTPTASIGVNTTANNSFLNNGSLSSSPSFPSTIPPLLFNNVPIQNSSNSSTITLTSTGSSSSTTTTSAFATSITSSTSLSTSAASGPIFKFGPTVVEAPVTATSGIASEAAKTRPESRIGNFGSNLFVGTSATNASTGSSIFGFSAAATSSAANSQSQGSTLFSAGSGSALSAQASPAGTGVAAFTNSIPIQFSSSAPSPSFGLAGNTALSSGSSSFAVSTPAAKPFNSGAAFGLGTSASSADANSNNAIGSTTSSLFGSWQPSKSPIFGSSSTFNSSSSSIGSSVAASTASVAATTSPSTGFSFPVSSTTSVPTTTSPFAASTSSVAASTTSSTGFPFVASGASPSTGFPFAASTASAAAPSSAPVAFGSSIVASSGPTFSFTSAMATPTSQPVFGNPNPFTINPSSSGNNDQMNMEDSMAEDTIQASMPTVPVFGQAPVTPPQSGFVFGSTPSAGNPFQFGAPQNSATPQNQSPFQASNSLGGSSFSLGAGGGDKANRKIVRVSRNKTRRK from the exons atggAGACGGCGCGGGAAGAGAAGCCCTACGCCGCCGTTTCGTCGGAAGGAGGATTCGGCACCGGCGGCAAGTTCCGGAAGCGTCCGTTCCGACGAGCCACCCAAACGACGCCGTACGATCGTCCTCGAACCGCTATCAGAACCCCCAGCCTCGCCGCCGCCGTGGCCACCAACAACAACGGCTGGCTCTCCCGCCTCGTCGATCCGGCTCAGCGCCTCATCGCCTCTAGCGCCCACCGATTGTTCTCCGCATTCTTCAGCAAGCGCCTCGCTCCTCCGCCGCCGCCACAGCCGCCACAGCCGTCAAATTCTG AAGCAAACCAGGAATTAAATGATAAGCACCCGGAAGTAAGGGATGAGTACCATGAAGCAGTTGACATT GATTCTCCCGGAGTGCAACGAGGAGCCATTGATCGAGTTGACAAATCAAGTAGTAGTTCTGACAAAGGAGGCTTGACGGAGCTTGAGCAAATTTTAAAGCAGAAGACTTTTACCAG ATCTGAGATTGATCGTTTGACAGCCTTGTTGCATGCAAGAACTCTTGATATCAATATTGGGGATGAAGAGAAAAAGTCTGAAGTGATTCCATCAGAGCCGGTAGGGTCTAACGTCGGAAGGGAGGAACTTTCAAAAGCACAAGCTTTAGAAAATGGGATTGGGAGCCACCTCATTTCAACTCCTGTCATTAACTCAAGT GTCCTTGATGAGGATGTTGCTTCACCTGCAGAGCTTGCAAAAGCTTACATGGGTTCTAAGCCTTCAAAAGTATCCCCATCAATGCTAGGTATTCGTAGTCAAGCTTTGAGGGAAGATTCATCCGTGATAAGCAGTGGGCCTTTTCTGCAAAAGTCACCCATTATGCCACTTGTTTTGCGGTCCTCTGGTCATGTTGGGTATCCTGAAAACGGTTTTATGACACCTAGATCTCGAGGAAAATCTGCAATATATAGCATGGCTCGGACGCCATATTCCAGAGTTAACCCAACCTCTACCATCAAG GGTGTTGGGCCCATTGTTGCTTATGATGggccatcatcatcatcatctcagGCTGCTTGGGAGCAGAATAAAGTTTCTGGATCTAAACAAGGG GCTTTAAAACGCAGAAGTTCAGTCTTAGATAATGATATAGGATCTGTTGGTCCTATACGTAGAATTCGTCAAAAGCCTAGTCTTCTCTCTTCGAGAGGCTTGAGCGTCCCAGTTTCTGGTAGTCCCCTCCCTATTGCTGGAACTGGAGTCAGTCCTGGTTCTGCTCAACGCCCTTCCTTTTTGACACAAAAGTCACCTTTACGGGTTGAATCTAAGGATCATTTGATGAAGAACTCAACAGAGAATGGAGATAACAGCATGCCGGGTACAAGTTTTCCCCTTGTTTCCTCCAAGTCTAGTGAGATGGCTTCAAAAATATTGCAGCAACTTGAAAAGCTGGTTTCACCAAAAGAGAAATCATCTGAGTTCAAGCTAGCATCTGTGAGGGATAGCTCACCCTCTAAATTGTCACCATCTATGTTACGTGGAAAGGCTCTTAGAAGCCTGGAGACTGTAGAATCACCAAAACTTCTGGAGAATTTATTGGAGAATAACAAGTTGGATAGTTCACTTGATACCTTGTTACCTGATGCTGTGGACATTACTCAGCAGAAGCAAAACAAAGTTGAAGAAAATGGCCCATTGAAGCTTGTTTCTTCTAGTGACATATCGGTTTCTGTAGTGAATGGTGTAGATTCTAAAGCTCCAAACAAGGACACCTTACCCAGCATTAAATTTGCAGATTCTGTGGTGATTAATTCATTCAACTATCCTCCACAAAAGAGACGACCTTTCCGTATGACTGCACAGGAG gattttTTGGAGCTGGATGATGACTATTCCAACGGGGCAGCTCCCACTTCATTggttgaagagagagaaaaggatgATGTTGTGGCGGAGAGGAAGTCCAATTTTGCCGAAGTGGTAACACAGGAGAAGCCTCCATCTCTATCAGGATTTAAGCCCCCTGAAAGTGCTGCATTGAACCAAAAAACTGATGTAACTTCTGATGGGCCTGTGGTTACTGAAAAGAGCATTGGCTTTGCCTTTCCAAAGGCCAACTCTACCAGCGAGGCTGTCCCTCCTGCAGTGATATCGATACAGTCATCCTTAAAATATGATAAATCTGCATCACCAAAGCAACCAAATGTTTCACCTCCCACATATAGCTTTGGAGATAAAGTTGCTTCACCAAAGGAACCAAATGCTGCTGCTAGCTTTTTTACTGCTTCAAGTGCTGATAAAAAGATGCCACAGTTTACATTGGCTTCCTCATCTTTAGGTAGTGAATCTGCAGGACATAAATTTGGTGTTAGTTCAGACCCAAAACCGGAGAGCTCTAGCAG CTTTTCAACTTTTGTGGCTGGTGCAACTGATTCTATGCCTAAAGTACCTGAATTGGAAAAAGCTGATAATAAGAACAATTCAAATGCTGGAGTCACTTTTAGGACACCAGAAACTGCATTTTCATCTGCTGCATCAACATCAACACCTACTGCAAGTATTGGCGTCAACACCACTGCCAATAATTCTTTCTTAAATAATGGGTCTCTTTCTTCAAGCCCATCTTTCCCTTCAACCATTCCAcctcttctttttaataatgTTCCCAttcaaaattcatcaaataGCTCTACGATTACTCTTACTTCCACtggcagcagcagcagcactACAACCACCAGTGCCTTTGCCACCTCCATTACCAGCAGCACCAGTCTCTCTACCTCAGCTGCATCAGGgcctatttttaaatttggacCCACAGTTGTGGAAGCACCAGTAACGGCTACTTCTGGAATAGCATCAGAAGCTGCCAAGACGAGGCCTGAGTCAAGGATTGGCAATTTCGGCAGCAATCTTTTTGTTGGCACATCTGCTACAAATGCAAGTACAGGAAGTAGCATTTTTGGATTTAGTGCTGCAGCCACATCTTCCGCTGCTAATAGTCAGTCTCAGGGTTCTACCCTTTTCAGCGCTGGTAGTGGATCTGCGCTTAGTGCACAGGCATCCCCTGCTGGGACTGGGGTTGCAGCTTTTACCAACAGCATTCCCATTCAATTCAGTTCATCTGCGCCATCCCCATCATTTGGATTGGCTGGCAATACAGCTCTCTCTTCTGGGAGTTCATCATTTGCTGTGTCAACTCCTGCTGCTAAGCCTTTTAATTCAGGAGCTGCTTTTGGACTTGGCACTTCTGCTTCTTCAGCAGATGCCAACTCTAATAATGCCATAGGTAGTACTACTTCAAGCTTGTTTGGTTCTTGGCAGCCCTCAAAGTCTCCAATATTTGGTTCAAGTTCGACATTcaactcttcatcttcatcaatTGGGTCGTCCGTTGCAGCATCTACTGCTTCTGTTGCTGCTACAACATCACCCTCAACTGGGTTTTCCTTCCCAGTGTCATCTACAACTTCTGTTCCTACCACTACTTCGCCTTTTGCAGCATCTACATCTTCTGTTGCTGCTTCTACAACATCCTCAACTGGATTTCCCTTTGTGGCATCTGGTGCATCTCCCTCAACTGGGTTTCCATTTGCAGCATCTACAGCTTCTGCTGCTGCTCCTAGCAGTGCACCTGTTGCATTTGGATCATCCATTGTTGCATCATCTGGTCCCACTTTCTCATTTACTTCAGCCATGGCTACTCCCACATCACAGCCTGTATTTGGTAACCCCAACCCCTTCACAATTAATCCATCTTCCTCGGGAAATAATGATCAAATGAATATGGAAGACAGCATGGCAGAGGATACCATTCAAGCTTCCATGCCCACAGTTCCAGTATTTGGCCAAGCTCCTGTCACACCTCCTCAGTCTGGCTTTGTGTTTGGGTCAACTCCATCAGCAGGAAATCCCTTTCAATTTGGAGCCCCACAGAATTCAGCCACCCCACAGAACCAATCTCCATTTCAGGCTTCAAATAGTTTAGGAGGGAGCAGCTTCTCACTGGGTGCTGGTGGCGGTGATAAGGCTAATCGAAAAATTGTCAGAGTTAGTCGCAACAAGACGCGGAGAAAGTAA